Proteins encoded within one genomic window of Empedobacter falsenii:
- a CDS encoding C1 family peptidase — MRKIFYPVLASALFLASAQLVSAQDNLVNSLNKNVSENSKEAFKFTDVINLAKTPVENQGSSGTCWSYSGNSFFESEMLRMGKQPIQLSPIFNARNTYVEKGKQYVRMHGATTLGDGGSFYDVLNTIKKYGAVPESVYTGLNYGTKTNQFGEMAAIQEGVLKAVVANPNGKLTPNWEKAYTAVLDSYLGEYPKEFTYNGKKYTPRTFADQVVGINPNDYVAITSFKDHDYYKPFVLAIPDNWAYESFYNVPMTEMTDNIDYALKNGFTVAWATDVSEKGFSWKNGVAYVPEVDFADMNAQQKADMFKGPKPEKVITEDMRQAAFDDYQTTDDHGMHIVGIAKDQNGKDYYIVKNSWGLTNDYEGYLYVTKAFVQYKTTNILVHKNGVQKQTLKKLGI; from the coding sequence ATGCGTAAAATTTTTTATCCAGTTTTAGCTTCTGCTTTATTTTTAGCTTCAGCTCAATTGGTGTCTGCACAAGACAATTTAGTTAATTCTTTGAACAAAAATGTTAGTGAAAATAGTAAAGAAGCTTTCAAATTTACTGATGTTATCAATTTAGCTAAAACTCCAGTAGAAAATCAAGGTTCATCAGGAACTTGTTGGTCATATTCAGGAAATTCTTTCTTCGAATCAGAAATGTTAAGAATGGGAAAACAACCTATTCAATTGTCTCCAATTTTCAATGCCAGAAATACATATGTTGAAAAAGGAAAACAATATGTTCGTATGCATGGCGCTACAACTTTAGGTGATGGAGGTTCTTTCTATGATGTTTTAAATACAATCAAAAAATATGGAGCTGTTCCAGAATCTGTATACACAGGTTTGAATTACGGAACAAAAACAAATCAATTTGGTGAAATGGCTGCAATTCAAGAAGGAGTTTTGAAAGCGGTTGTTGCAAATCCAAATGGTAAATTAACTCCAAACTGGGAGAAAGCCTATACAGCTGTTTTGGATAGCTATTTAGGAGAATATCCAAAGGAATTCACGTATAACGGAAAAAAATACACACCACGTACATTTGCTGATCAAGTGGTAGGAATTAATCCAAACGATTATGTTGCGATTACATCTTTTAAAGATCACGACTATTACAAACCGTTTGTATTAGCGATTCCTGATAACTGGGCGTACGAATCTTTCTACAATGTTCCGATGACAGAAATGACTGATAACATTGATTATGCTTTGAAAAACGGATTTACAGTTGCTTGGGCAACAGACGTTTCTGAAAAAGGATTTAGCTGGAAAAATGGTGTGGCTTATGTACCAGAAGTTGATTTTGCAGATATGAATGCACAACAAAAAGCAGATATGTTCAAAGGTCCAAAACCAGAAAAAGTAATTACAGAAGATATGCGTCAAGCTGCTTTTGATGATTACCAAACGACTGATGATCACGGAATGCACATTGTTGGTATTGCGAAAGATCAAAACGGAAAAGATTACTACATCGTGAAAAACTCTTGGGGTTTAACTAACGATTACGAAGGATATCTTTATGTAACAAAAGCATTTGTTCAGTACAAAACAACAAATATTTTAGTTCATAAAAACGGTGTTCAAAAACAAACGTTGAAAAAATTAGGAATCTAA
- a CDS encoding protease inhibitor I42 family protein, with amino-acid sequence MKKTLLLIGSATLLTACATNASKEQTINLDTIENVKTIKLNEGDQVKLEVTANPSTGYDWFTSEPEDCSVKIVDKSNVKNQQEGVVGAPSKNVYTVKAGSKGECTIQFDYKRGWEEAAPANTKQITFIVK; translated from the coding sequence ATGAAAAAAACTTTATTACTAATAGGAAGTGCAACTTTGTTGACAGCGTGTGCGACAAATGCAAGTAAAGAACAAACGATCAATTTGGATACAATCGAAAATGTAAAAACGATTAAACTAAATGAAGGTGATCAGGTAAAATTAGAAGTTACTGCTAATCCTTCTACTGGTTATGATTGGTTTACTTCTGAACCAGAAGATTGTAGTGTGAAAATTGTTGATAAGTCAAATGTGAAAAATCAACAAGAAGGAGTGGTAGGCGCGCCGAGTAAAAATGTATATACTGTGAAAGCGGGAAGCAAAGGCGAATGTACAATTCAGTTTGATTACAAAAGAGGCTGGGAGGAAGCTGCGCCAGCTAATACAAAACAAATTACATTTATTGTGAAATAA
- a CDS encoding NAD(P)/FAD-dependent oxidoreductase: protein MPQNVTIRISPTEAANEKILKQRLASAVKTKPENINAYQIIRRSLDARSRNIISQLQVNVFVNEEFSDAFEFHPNLQNVENKHEVYIAGAGPAGLFAALELIEQGLKPIIIERGKNVRDRRRDLAAMNKEGKVNPESNYCYGEGGAGTYSDGKLYTRSTKRGNILKSLQWFVHFGATERILQEAHPHIGTNKLPGIIANMREAIIECGGEVWFDTKLTDIIIENNQIKGIEINHDKKIKTSSLILATGHSARDIFRMLDEKNVLIEAKPFALGVRVEHHQSLIDSAQYHCPVGTERNEFLPPASYSLVSQEAGRGVFSFCMCPGGIIAPASTDEGELVVNGWSPSKRDGFFANSGMVVTVDEKDFAKYGFTGPLAGMKFQQMVEQKAWQVGGGKLKAPAQRMTDFVSGKLSNSLNDCSYLPGLTSGLLSEVLPKEVHQSLKLGFQTFGKKMNGYYTENANIVATESRTSSPVRIPRNEETLEHTQISGLFPCAEGAGYAGGIISAAMDGAKVAIAVKNFIEK from the coding sequence ATGCCTCAAAATGTAACGATACGAATTTCTCCTACAGAAGCTGCAAACGAGAAAATTTTGAAACAACGTTTAGCATCTGCTGTTAAAACAAAACCGGAGAATATCAATGCTTACCAAATTATTCGTCGCTCATTAGATGCGCGAAGCCGAAATATTATTTCCCAATTACAAGTCAATGTTTTTGTAAATGAAGAATTTTCTGATGCTTTCGAGTTTCATCCAAATCTTCAAAATGTAGAAAACAAACACGAAGTTTATATTGCTGGTGCTGGTCCTGCTGGATTATTTGCTGCGTTAGAATTAATAGAACAAGGTTTGAAACCAATTATTATCGAGCGTGGTAAAAATGTTCGTGATCGTCGTCGTGATTTAGCTGCGATGAATAAAGAAGGAAAAGTAAATCCTGAATCTAACTATTGTTATGGCGAAGGTGGCGCTGGGACTTATTCGGACGGAAAATTATATACGCGTTCTACAAAACGTGGAAACATCCTGAAATCATTGCAATGGTTTGTACATTTCGGTGCGACAGAACGTATTTTGCAAGAAGCGCATCCACATATCGGAACAAATAAATTACCTGGAATTATCGCCAACATGCGCGAAGCAATTATCGAATGTGGTGGTGAAGTTTGGTTTGACACAAAACTAACGGACATTATTATCGAGAATAATCAAATCAAAGGAATTGAAATCAATCATGATAAAAAAATTAAAACTTCTTCTTTGATCTTAGCAACGGGACATTCGGCTCGTGATATTTTTAGAATGTTAGATGAAAAAAATGTTTTAATTGAAGCAAAACCTTTTGCATTGGGTGTTCGTGTAGAACATCACCAAAGTTTGATTGATTCTGCTCAATACCATTGTCCAGTTGGAACGGAACGAAACGAATTTCTTCCTCCTGCCTCGTATTCATTAGTTTCGCAAGAAGCTGGTCGCGGCGTTTTCTCTTTTTGTATGTGTCCTGGAGGAATTATTGCGCCCGCATCTACAGACGAAGGAGAATTGGTGGTAAATGGTTGGTCACCTTCCAAACGTGACGGATTTTTTGCAAACTCGGGAATGGTTGTAACAGTTGATGAAAAAGATTTTGCTAAATATGGTTTTACTGGACCTTTGGCTGGAATGAAATTTCAACAAATGGTCGAGCAAAAAGCATGGCAAGTTGGTGGAGGTAAATTAAAAGCACCTGCACAACGAATGACCGATTTTGTTTCAGGAAAATTATCTAATTCATTGAATGATTGCTCTTATTTACCAGGTTTAACTTCAGGTTTATTAAGCGAAGTTTTACCAAAAGAAGTTCATCAATCTTTGAAATTAGGTTTTCAAACATTTGGTAAAAAAATGAATGGTTACTATACCGAAAATGCAAATATTGTGGCAACAGAATCTAGAACTTCTTCACCTGTTCGTATTCCGAGAAATGAAGAAACGTTAGAACACACGCAAATTTCTGGTTTATTTCCTTGCGCTGAAGGAGCTGGTTACGCTGGTGGAATTATTTCTGCCGCAATGGACGGAGCAAAAGTTGCAATTGCTGTGAAGAATTTTATCGAAAAATAG
- the crcB gene encoding fluoride efflux transporter CrcB — translation MNLLKSILFVGLGGAFGSVARFLISYGIGKYYSQPFPFATFLTNIIGCFLIGALYGYSIKNGLGNTYFNFLLITGFCGGFTTFSSFSYENFNLIQQQNYITPIIYIFLSVLIGLIFTMIGFRLTK, via the coding sequence ATGAATCTCTTAAAATCTATATTATTTGTTGGTTTAGGTGGCGCTTTTGGTAGTGTTGCAAGATTTTTAATTTCATACGGAATCGGAAAATATTATTCGCAACCTTTTCCATTTGCTACGTTTTTGACAAATATTATCGGTTGTTTTTTGATTGGCGCTTTATATGGATATTCAATCAAAAATGGTTTAGGAAATACCTATTTCAATTTTTTACTGATAACAGGATTTTGTGGAGGTTTCACTACATTTTCAAGTTTTTCGTATGAAAATTTCAACTTAATTCAACAACAAAATTACATCACACCAATTATTTATATTTTTTTGAGTGTACTCATTGGATTAATATTTACAATGATTGGTTTTAGATTAACAAAATAA
- a CDS encoding M16 family metallopeptidase, translating to MRKSILICGIIFGSVFTHAQLKTVKKTDNKGYTYEMVENDPSNTRIYTLKNGLKIYLAQIKDEPRIQTHIAVKTGSNNDPEDNTGLAHYLEHMVFKGTSKIGTQNWAVEKPLIQQISDLYEQHKAEKDPAKKVEIYKKIDQVSQEASKYAVANEYDKLISSLGASGTNAHTSLEETIYHNNIPNNELEKWLKVESERFGELTLRLFHTELEAVYEEFNRAQDNDGRLVYYKLMQTLFPKSHYGTQTTIGTSEHLKNPSMVAIHNYFDKYYVASNMAVMLIGDFDFDTAVPMIDKYFGNYATKPAPAQYVAKEDPIKIISTSEVFSPSSERVQFAYRFDGAKSSDAKYVTLIDYILSNSTAGLIDLNINQQQKTLGAGSSSSFFRDYGMHSFSGSPKQGQSLEEVRDLLIAQIEKIKNGEFDDWMIEAVVNDLRKSRMRSWENTRSLAASLYKSYINDVPWAEVVDQYDDMGRVTKQELMDFAKKNYANNYVIVFKRQGENKDLVRVSNPGITPIQLNRDAESTWYKDFMKIKSSEIKPVFVDFKKELNEGKIKNAKFTSIQNKTNDISSVYYIADMGSDNNKKLGLAINYLDYLGTSKYSPENLKKEFYKIGVDYGVNAGTERTSVYITGLQKNLTSGIKLFEHLLSDAVANNESYQEYVKTILKSRENSKKNKNVISSLLNTYAQYGPNNRSRDIISEADLKAIDPKELTQIIKDFFNYKHQIFYYGNNEAETKKAIEQNHNFGKNLDYPKKKEYPQPATDGKVYFAPYDMVQAEINFFARDTKYDPTLLTSTGIFNEYFGGGLSSIVFQEIRESKSLAYSAGSYYINANKKDNYNYVRAVIGTQANKLPQAVDAMKELMNNMPKAENQFNNSKQAALKQIATSRYTKANVFFYWLSLQDKGLNYDINKDIYDQTSKLTLDQLDQFFQKHIKGQNFNVGLIGKKENLDWPSVEKLGQVKELTLEELFNY from the coding sequence ATGAGGAAATCTATTTTAATCTGCGGAATCATTTTTGGTTCTGTATTTACTCACGCACAATTAAAAACAGTGAAAAAAACTGACAATAAAGGATATACCTACGAAATGGTAGAAAATGATCCTTCGAATACAAGAATTTATACGCTAAAAAATGGTTTAAAAATCTATTTGGCTCAAATAAAAGACGAACCAAGAATCCAAACTCATATAGCTGTAAAAACAGGTTCTAACAACGACCCAGAAGACAATACTGGTTTGGCTCACTACTTAGAGCATATGGTTTTTAAAGGAACTTCAAAAATCGGAACACAAAATTGGGCTGTTGAAAAACCTTTGATCCAACAAATTTCAGATTTATACGAACAACATAAAGCAGAAAAAGATCCTGCAAAAAAAGTTGAAATTTATAAAAAAATTGATCAAGTTTCGCAAGAAGCATCCAAATATGCTGTGGCAAATGAATACGATAAATTAATTTCATCTTTGGGAGCATCAGGAACTAATGCACATACATCTTTAGAGGAAACAATTTATCATAATAATATTCCGAATAACGAATTAGAAAAATGGTTAAAAGTAGAATCTGAGCGTTTTGGAGAGTTAACTTTACGCCTTTTTCATACTGAATTAGAAGCCGTTTACGAAGAATTTAATCGTGCGCAAGATAACGACGGACGTTTGGTTTACTATAAATTAATGCAAACGTTATTCCCAAAATCTCATTACGGAACACAAACTACAATTGGAACTTCAGAACATTTGAAAAATCCATCAATGGTTGCAATCCATAATTATTTCGATAAATATTATGTAGCAAGCAATATGGCTGTAATGTTAATCGGTGATTTCGATTTTGATACGGCTGTTCCAATGATTGACAAATATTTCGGAAATTATGCTACAAAACCAGCTCCAGCACAATATGTAGCAAAAGAAGATCCGATTAAAATAATCAGTACAAGCGAAGTATTTAGTCCTTCATCAGAGCGAGTACAGTTTGCTTATCGTTTCGATGGAGCAAAAAGTTCTGATGCAAAATATGTAACATTAATTGATTATATCTTAAGTAATTCTACAGCTGGATTAATCGACTTAAATATCAATCAACAGCAAAAAACATTAGGAGCAGGAAGTTCTTCTTCTTTCTTTAGAGATTATGGAATGCATTCTTTTTCTGGATCGCCAAAACAAGGACAAAGTTTAGAAGAAGTTCGTGATTTATTAATTGCTCAAATCGAGAAAATCAAAAATGGAGAATTTGATGATTGGATGATTGAAGCTGTTGTAAATGATTTGAGAAAATCTCGAATGAGAAGCTGGGAAAATACACGTTCTTTAGCAGCAAGCTTGTACAAATCGTATATCAACGATGTTCCTTGGGCAGAAGTTGTCGATCAATACGATGATATGGGACGTGTGACGAAGCAAGAATTAATGGACTTTGCGAAGAAAAATTATGCAAATAATTATGTTATTGTGTTCAAACGTCAAGGTGAAAACAAAGATTTGGTACGTGTTTCGAATCCTGGAATTACGCCAATTCAATTAAATCGTGATGCTGAATCTACTTGGTACAAAGATTTCATGAAAATCAAATCAAGTGAAATTAAACCTGTTTTTGTTGACTTCAAAAAAGAATTAAACGAAGGAAAAATCAAGAATGCAAAATTCACTTCGATTCAAAACAAGACAAACGATATTAGTTCTGTTTACTATATCGCGGATATGGGATCGGACAACAATAAAAAACTTGGTTTAGCAATTAATTACTTAGATTATTTAGGAACGTCTAAATATTCGCCAGAAAACTTGAAAAAAGAGTTTTATAAAATTGGTGTAGATTATGGCGTTAATGCTGGTACAGAAAGAACTTCTGTTTATATCACAGGTTTACAAAAGAATTTGACAAGCGGAATCAAATTGTTTGAACACCTTTTAAGTGATGCCGTTGCAAATAATGAATCTTACCAAGAATATGTGAAAACAATCTTGAAATCGAGAGAGAATTCTAAAAAGAATAAAAACGTGATTTCTTCTTTGTTGAATACTTATGCGCAATATGGACCAAATAACCGTTCGAGAGATATTATTTCTGAAGCAGACTTGAAAGCTATAGATCCAAAAGAATTAACGCAAATCATCAAAGATTTCTTTAATTACAAGCACCAAATTTTCTATTACGGAAATAATGAAGCAGAAACGAAAAAAGCAATTGAACAAAATCATAATTTCGGAAAAAATTTAGATTATCCTAAGAAAAAAGAATATCCGCAACCAGCAACAGATGGTAAAGTATATTTTGCTCCTTACGATATGGTACAAGCGGAAATTAATTTCTTTGCTCGTGATACTAAATATGATCCTACTTTGTTGACATCTACAGGAATTTTCAATGAGTATTTTGGAGGAGGTTTATCATCTATCGTTTTCCAAGAAATTCGTGAGTCTAAATCCTTAGCTTATTCTGCTGGTTCTTATTACATTAACGCAAATAAAAAAGATAATTACAATTATGTAAGAGCTGTAATTGGAACACAAGCTAACAAATTACCACAAGCTGTTGACGCAATGAAAGAATTAATGAATAATATGCCAAAAGCAGAAAATCAATTTAATAATTCTAAGCAAGCTGCACTTAAGCAAATCGCTACAAGTCGCTATACAAAAGCAAATGTGTTCTTTTATTGGTTATCGTTACAAGATAAAGGTCTAAATTATGATATCAATAAAGATATTTACGATCAAACATCTAAATTAACATTAGATCAATTGGATCAATTTTTCCAAAAACATATCAAAGGTCAAAACTTCAATGTTGGTTTAATTGGTAAGAAAGAAAACTTAGACTGGCCATCTGTTGAAAAACTTGGACAAGTAAAAGAATTGACTTTAGAAGAATTATTTAACTACTAA
- a CDS encoding helix-hairpin-helix domain-containing protein, whose product MKYLKKSTFYLNKSQRFGLYLLFVLILLFEIFQHISVEKETYQLSEADKVLLANYQTTSKNYTYNSTSKKQLKDSIKPFNPNDLSLEDWMNLGFSERQAEVILKYKGIVGGEFTSKEQLKKCYVIDEEKYKELAPFILLPEQSKSSFIDYSSPKTKIVYKNFNPNDLPQQGWEKLGFSPKQAEVIMKYKQIVGGKFTSKEQLRKCFVIDDAKYVEMKTYILLPEKSKEDERNEKKQGGKKIQYVKFNPNNFSENDWQKIGFSSKQAASILKYKNILGGQFKSKEQLKKCYMISDEKYAEMEPYIDLPENIIYKVEQPKVEQPKTEGKVVEKIEIKGKFNPNNLSHEDWMKLGFTEKQANTILNFKRSLGGSFKDAKILKRCYAISEEKFKEIEPYLVFE is encoded by the coding sequence ATGAAATATTTAAAAAAATCTACTTTTTACCTGAATAAATCACAACGATTTGGCTTGTATTTATTATTTGTTTTGATTCTGTTATTTGAGATTTTTCAACATATTTCAGTTGAAAAAGAAACGTATCAATTATCAGAAGCAGATAAAGTTTTGCTAGCAAATTATCAAACAACTTCGAAGAATTATACATATAATTCTACTTCAAAAAAGCAATTAAAAGATTCAATCAAACCTTTTAATCCAAATGATTTGTCTTTAGAAGATTGGATGAATTTAGGATTTTCGGAACGTCAAGCCGAAGTTATTTTGAAATATAAAGGAATTGTTGGTGGAGAATTTACATCGAAAGAACAGCTTAAGAAATGTTATGTTATCGATGAAGAAAAGTACAAGGAATTAGCTCCTTTTATTCTTTTACCAGAACAATCTAAATCTAGTTTTATAGATTATTCATCACCAAAAACTAAAATCGTTTACAAAAATTTCAATCCAAATGATTTGCCACAACAAGGTTGGGAAAAACTTGGTTTTTCTCCAAAACAGGCAGAAGTTATCATGAAATATAAGCAGATTGTTGGAGGAAAGTTTACGTCGAAAGAGCAATTGAGGAAATGTTTTGTGATTGATGATGCGAAATATGTAGAGATGAAAACGTATATTTTGTTACCAGAAAAATCGAAGGAAGACGAAAGAAATGAAAAAAAACAAGGTGGAAAAAAGATTCAGTATGTAAAATTTAATCCAAATAATTTTTCTGAAAATGATTGGCAAAAAATAGGTTTTTCCTCTAAACAAGCTGCTTCAATTCTAAAATATAAAAATATTTTGGGAGGACAGTTTAAATCGAAAGAACAATTGAAAAAATGTTACATGATTTCCGACGAAAAATATGCGGAAATGGAACCTTATATTGATTTGCCTGAAAATATAATTTATAAAGTTGAACAGCCAAAAGTTGAGCAACCAAAAACAGAGGGAAAAGTAGTTGAAAAAATAGAAATAAAAGGCAAGTTTAATCCAAATAATTTGAGTCATGAGGATTGGATGAAACTTGGTTTTACAGAGAAGCAAGCAAATACGATTCTTAATTTTAAACGTTCGTTAGGTGGGAGTTTTAAAGATGCAAAAATATTGAAAAGATGTTATGCGATAAGTGAAGAAAAGTTTAAGGAAATTGAGCCTTATTTGGTGTTTGAGTGA
- a CDS encoding PspC family transcriptional regulator: MKDQIRNFTETEWFNVISRFADKLGIRVAKLRLIFIYLTFATFGLTFVGYFIMLFFFWVKDCFVIKRKSVFDL, translated from the coding sequence ATGAAAGATCAAATAAGGAATTTTACAGAAACAGAATGGTTTAATGTTATCTCTCGTTTTGCAGATAAATTAGGAATTCGTGTTGCAAAATTACGCTTGATTTTCATTTATTTAACCTTCGCAACTTTCGGTTTAACATTTGTTGGTTATTTTATTATGTTATTCTTTTTTTGGGTAAAAGATTGTTTTGTCATCAAGCGAAAATCTGTTTTTGATTTGTAA
- a CDS encoding DUF2851 family protein, with the protein MKEIFLHHIWKLNQFSHQSLQTFHGDFIEIVKVGKLNHHAGPDFLEAEIIIGDKLWIGSVEMHVNSSDWNLHQHSNDLSYQNVILHVVWNHDCEVDILRQRNVQTLILQDFVKPEIVFNYQNIINSKLDKIYCEEFLNSIDLKQFSFWFERILIERFEEKTNDIIQILEHNNSNWEETLFRSLAKNFGLKVNVESFEIWSNSFPFKVLQKIQFDAQKVEALFFGQAGFLEENYENDYFKQLKNEYQFLKNKYQLQPIENSLFRFSKMRPIGFPTIRLAQLASIYVNYQSLFSEIIQPKNLKEFYKIFEKLELNSFWETHYTFKNESKFQLKNLSKDKINNLLINSIIPIRYAFERQKDEIEIDFYLDLLNEMEAENNSILDEFERIGFENKSAKDSQQLIQLKKRYCSEKKCLNCAIGQQILR; encoded by the coding sequence ATGAAAGAAATTTTTCTACATCATATTTGGAAATTGAATCAATTTTCACATCAAAGCTTACAAACTTTTCATGGAGATTTCATTGAAATTGTGAAAGTTGGAAAGTTAAATCATCATGCTGGACCAGATTTTTTGGAAGCTGAAATCATTATTGGTGACAAATTGTGGATTGGAAGTGTGGAAATGCATGTCAATTCTTCGGATTGGAATTTGCATCAACATTCGAATGATTTATCGTATCAAAATGTGATTTTACATGTCGTTTGGAATCACGATTGCGAAGTTGATATTTTGCGTCAACGTAATGTGCAAACTTTGATTTTACAAGATTTTGTAAAACCGGAAATTGTTTTTAATTATCAAAATATCATCAATTCTAAATTGGATAAAATTTATTGCGAAGAGTTTTTAAATTCAATTGATTTGAAACAGTTTTCTTTTTGGTTTGAACGAATTTTAATTGAACGTTTCGAAGAAAAAACAAATGATATTATACAAATTTTAGAACACAATAATTCGAATTGGGAAGAAACATTGTTCAGAAGTTTGGCAAAGAATTTTGGCTTGAAAGTGAATGTAGAAAGTTTTGAGATTTGGTCAAATTCTTTTCCGTTCAAAGTTTTGCAAAAAATACAATTTGATGCTCAAAAAGTTGAAGCCTTATTTTTTGGACAAGCTGGATTTTTAGAAGAAAATTATGAAAATGATTATTTTAAACAATTAAAAAACGAATATCAATTCCTGAAAAATAAATATCAATTACAACCAATTGAAAATAGTTTGTTTCGATTTTCGAAAATGCGACCAATTGGTTTTCCAACGATTCGCTTGGCGCAATTAGCATCGATTTATGTGAATTATCAAAGTTTGTTTTCGGAAATTATTCAGCCCAAAAATTTGAAAGAATTCTATAAAATCTTCGAGAAGTTGGAATTAAATTCTTTTTGGGAAACGCATTATACATTCAAAAATGAATCAAAATTTCAGCTCAAAAATCTTTCAAAAGATAAAATAAATAATTTGCTCATCAATTCAATTATTCCGATTCGTTACGCTTTTGAACGTCAAAAAGATGAGATAGAAATTGATTTTTATTTGGATTTATTGAATGAAATGGAAGCGGAAAATAACTCGATTTTAGATGAATTTGAACGAATTGGTTTCGAAAATAAATCGGCAAAAGATTCGCAACAATTAATTCAGCTCAAAAAAAGATATTGCTCCGAAAAAAAATGTTTAAATTGCGCTATCGGACAACAAATTTTACGTTAA
- a CDS encoding TetR/AcrR family transcriptional regulator: MELSEKQIEILGAAERVFGRRGIDAASVREIAKEANINIAMISYYFGSKDKLVENLFSWRISTFNESLASISQNSTLSPFEKLQSILKAYLNRILDKPEFHRIMAREYSKRDSILEIDNKVNELKTMNLEYITNIISEGYSEGVFKRKAPAEAVVMVVIGGTSYLILNEKTYMKQWGLSSHEEFTEHIHEEYYPYLIDSLKAILLYDEK; this comes from the coding sequence ATGGAATTAAGTGAAAAGCAAATAGAAATTTTGGGCGCGGCTGAACGAGTTTTTGGAAGACGTGGAATTGACGCTGCAAGTGTTCGTGAAATTGCAAAAGAAGCAAACATTAACATTGCGATGATTAGCTATTATTTTGGATCGAAAGATAAATTGGTCGAGAATTTATTTAGTTGGCGTATCTCAACTTTCAATGAATCATTGGCTTCGATTTCTCAAAATTCGACACTTTCTCCATTTGAAAAGTTACAGTCAATCCTAAAAGCTTATTTGAATAGAATTTTGGATAAACCTGAATTTCATCGAATTATGGCAAGAGAATATTCGAAAAGAGATTCTATTCTTGAGATTGACAACAAAGTAAATGAGCTAAAAACAATGAATTTAGAATATATCACAAATATTATTAGTGAAGGATATTCTGAAGGCGTTTTTAAACGAAAAGCTCCTGCCGAAGCTGTTGTAATGGTAGTTATTGGCGGAACATCTTATTTGATTTTGAACGAAAAAACATATATGAAACAATGGGGATTATCTTCTCATGAAGAGTTTACAGAACATATTCACGAAGAATATTACCCTTATTTAATAGATTCTTTAAAAGCAATTTTACTATACGATGAAAAATAA